Proteins encoded within one genomic window of Misgurnus anguillicaudatus chromosome 18, ASM2758022v2, whole genome shotgun sequence:
- the LOC129429626 gene encoding uncharacterized protein isoform X3 — protein sequence MRGVSCYTTIDCYTITPNSRRLHNNTDYYTNECYTITLETRAGNDAHEHRVHGEKILPCLQFVQAVGFEVLDLVTCNFGLKALIAQCLSDRYTMLTSAPFSSLLLAAVCLSSRAVPLRSTVLLSEVHKSTENTQERHEEPTPRSPQEKEDRRLPEAADMITVKASDSPEPESTRGVHLSSLVSDSTHKSLIPSPSTSPDLFISSELPQSSAPEAQRGLTLVYSSSVHEGLGSVTAVRNGDGALRFDDRAVWTYAPYQTQSGQQSTPVSDRSSPDQFLVTVNVSTVLLRTSATVDPERADLFNTEDVESSETRKSDHNQPGHNTASTALSRTALQKENIRLEAIAGTSSASTTVTSGSSGHLLTDVELSSVSGLSQNDQILDSKFVDVADVWTEPLHLQREPAEEEEVSVEPSSQDLLAETIMSSEDLPLIFEPFEDLTPPETSVAMMPAAVTVEDAELLVSMDTAQTSSDLLLSGMPERSSLRQTSGTEMSDAVSASQTVPDVESDGKRRKEPDEDEEDEGVDSDEEESEEDLAETTMAPSNSLIPPPPPVWMQGNQGLVRSWVELIREKAGYVSGMLAPVGIGIAGALLLVGALYGIRAIHRRRRENIKHQRIKPPREVRRRPDNAMLLADSSEDEF from the exons ATGAGGGGCGTCAGCTGCTACACAACAATTGACTGCTACACAATAACGCCAAACAGCAGACGGCTACACAATAACACTGACTACTACACAAATGAATGCTACACAATAACACTTGAGACTCGCGCTGGAAATGACGCGCACGAGCACCGCGTTCATGGAGAGAAG ATTTTGCCTTGTCTTCAGTTTGTACAGGCAGTCGGCTTTGAGGTTTTGGATCTGGTCACGTGTAACTTTGGTTTGAAGGCTCTTATAGCTCAATGCTTAAGTGACAGATACACTATGTTAACCAGTGCCCCATTCTCAAGTCTCCTTTTGGCAGCGGTCTGTCTTTCAAGCCGGGCCGTCCCATTGAGAAGCACTGTTTTATTGTCAGAGGTCCATAAATCCACTGAAAACACACAGGAACGTCATGAAGAACCAACGCCAAGAAGTCCTCAAGAGAAGGAGGACAGAAGATTACCAGAAGCAGCCGATATGATCACCGTGAAAGCGTCAGATTCACCTGAACCTGAAAGCACGAGGGGGGTTCATCTGTCTTCATTAGTTTCAGACTCCACTCATAAATCACTTATCCCCTCTCCATCCACAAGTCCTGATCTCTTCATCTCCTCTGAACTCCCACAATCATCTGCTCCAGAAGCACAGCGCGGTCTTACACTAGTTTATAGCAGCAGTGTTCACGAAGGGTTGGGTAGCGTGACGGCTGTCAGAAATGGGGACGGAGCGCTGAGGTTTGATGATCGAGCTGTCTGGACTTACGCTCCATATCAGACGCAGTCTGGACAGCAGAGCACACCGGTCTCTGATCGATCTTCTCCGGATCAGTTTCTGGTGACTGTCAATGTTTCAACGGTcttgttgaggacatctgctacTGTTGACCCAGAGAGAGCAGATTTATTCAACACAGAGGATGTTGAATCATCAGAAACCAGAAAGAGTGACCATAACCAACCAGGACACAACACAGCGTCCACCGCACTGAGCAGAACTGCTCTACAGAAGGAAAATATACGACTGGAAGCAATCGCAGGAACCTCTTCAGCCTCCACCACCGTTACCAGCGGATCATCTGGGCATCTTCTAACAGATGTTGAGCTCTCGTCCGTTTCAGGACTCAGTCAGAACGATCAAATCCTCGACTCTAAATTTGTGGATGTTGCTGATGTCTGGACGGAGCCGCTTCACCTGCAGAGAG AACctgcagaagaagaagaagtaaGTGTGGAGCCATCATCTCAGGACCTTCTCGCTGAGACCATCATGTCCTCTGAAGACCTTCCACTGATTTTCGAACCATTCGAGGACCTCACACCACCTGAAACCTCTGTCGCCATGATGCCAGCAGCTGTAACTGTGGAAGATGCAGAGCTTCTGGTGTCCATGGATACGGCGCAGACATCCTCTGACCTTCTTCTGTCAGGAATGCCGGAGCGCTCCTCGTTACGGCAGACGTCTGGAACCGAGATGTCAGATGCCGTCAGTGCCTCACAAACGGTGCCGGACGTGGAATCGGATGGGAAGAGACGAA AAGAGCCAGATGAAGATGAAGAAGATGAAGGGGTGGATTCTGATGAGGAAGAGAGTGAAGAGGACCTAGCAGAAACCACCATGGCTCCTTCCAATAGCCTCATACCCCCTCCTCCTCCGGTCTGGATGCAGGGGAATCAGGGCCTGG TACGGAGCTGGGTTGAACTTATACGAGAAAAG GCCGGTTATGTGTCGGGGATGTTGGCACCTGTTGGCATCGGAATAGCCGGCGCTCTTCTGTTGGTCGGTGCTCTGTATGGCATCAGAGCGATTCATCGCAGGAGGAGGGAGAACATCAAACATCAGAGGATCAAG CCACCCAGAGAAGTGAGGAGGAGACCTGACAATGCAATGCTGCTGGCTGACAGTTCAGAAGATGAGTTCTGA
- the LOC129429626 gene encoding uncharacterized protein isoform X1: MRGVSCYTTIDCYTITPNSRRLHNNTDYYTNECYTITLETRAGNDAHEHRVHGEKILPCLQFVQAVGFEVLDLVTCNFGLKALIAQCLSDRYTMLTSAPFSSLLLAAVCLSSRAVPLRSTVLLSEVHKSTENTQERHEEPTPRSPQEKEDRRLPEAADMITVKASDSPEPESTRGVHLSSLVSDSTHKSLIPSPSTSPDLFISSELPQSSAPEAQRGLTLVYSSSVHEGLGSVTAVRNGDGALRFDDRAVWTYAPYQTQSGQQSTPVSDRSSPDQFLVTVNVSTVLLRTSATVDPERADLFNTEDVESSETRKSDHNQPGHNTASTALSRTALQKENIRLEAIAGTSSASTTVTSGSSGHLLTDVELSSVSGLSQNDQILDSKFVDVADVWTEPLHLQREPAEEEEVSVEPSSQDLLAETIMSSEDLPLIFEPFEDLTPPETSVAMMPAAVTVEDAELLVSMDTAQTSSDLLLSGMPERSSLRQTSGTEMSDAVSASQTVPDVESDGKRRNDDITQMMMMPVTVSEVIQLPTSKPKADAEDLESKEEPDEDEEDEGVDSDEEESEEDLAETTMAPSNSLIPPPPPVWMQGNQGLVRSWVELIREKAGYVSGMLAPVGIGIAGALLLVGALYGIRAIHRRRRENIKHQRIKPPREVRRRPDNAMLLADSSEDEF, from the exons ATGAGGGGCGTCAGCTGCTACACAACAATTGACTGCTACACAATAACGCCAAACAGCAGACGGCTACACAATAACACTGACTACTACACAAATGAATGCTACACAATAACACTTGAGACTCGCGCTGGAAATGACGCGCACGAGCACCGCGTTCATGGAGAGAAG ATTTTGCCTTGTCTTCAGTTTGTACAGGCAGTCGGCTTTGAGGTTTTGGATCTGGTCACGTGTAACTTTGGTTTGAAGGCTCTTATAGCTCAATGCTTAAGTGACAGATACACTATGTTAACCAGTGCCCCATTCTCAAGTCTCCTTTTGGCAGCGGTCTGTCTTTCAAGCCGGGCCGTCCCATTGAGAAGCACTGTTTTATTGTCAGAGGTCCATAAATCCACTGAAAACACACAGGAACGTCATGAAGAACCAACGCCAAGAAGTCCTCAAGAGAAGGAGGACAGAAGATTACCAGAAGCAGCCGATATGATCACCGTGAAAGCGTCAGATTCACCTGAACCTGAAAGCACGAGGGGGGTTCATCTGTCTTCATTAGTTTCAGACTCCACTCATAAATCACTTATCCCCTCTCCATCCACAAGTCCTGATCTCTTCATCTCCTCTGAACTCCCACAATCATCTGCTCCAGAAGCACAGCGCGGTCTTACACTAGTTTATAGCAGCAGTGTTCACGAAGGGTTGGGTAGCGTGACGGCTGTCAGAAATGGGGACGGAGCGCTGAGGTTTGATGATCGAGCTGTCTGGACTTACGCTCCATATCAGACGCAGTCTGGACAGCAGAGCACACCGGTCTCTGATCGATCTTCTCCGGATCAGTTTCTGGTGACTGTCAATGTTTCAACGGTcttgttgaggacatctgctacTGTTGACCCAGAGAGAGCAGATTTATTCAACACAGAGGATGTTGAATCATCAGAAACCAGAAAGAGTGACCATAACCAACCAGGACACAACACAGCGTCCACCGCACTGAGCAGAACTGCTCTACAGAAGGAAAATATACGACTGGAAGCAATCGCAGGAACCTCTTCAGCCTCCACCACCGTTACCAGCGGATCATCTGGGCATCTTCTAACAGATGTTGAGCTCTCGTCCGTTTCAGGACTCAGTCAGAACGATCAAATCCTCGACTCTAAATTTGTGGATGTTGCTGATGTCTGGACGGAGCCGCTTCACCTGCAGAGAG AACctgcagaagaagaagaagtaaGTGTGGAGCCATCATCTCAGGACCTTCTCGCTGAGACCATCATGTCCTCTGAAGACCTTCCACTGATTTTCGAACCATTCGAGGACCTCACACCACCTGAAACCTCTGTCGCCATGATGCCAGCAGCTGTAACTGTGGAAGATGCAGAGCTTCTGGTGTCCATGGATACGGCGCAGACATCCTCTGACCTTCTTCTGTCAGGAATGCCGGAGCGCTCCTCGTTACGGCAGACGTCTGGAACCGAGATGTCAGATGCCGTCAGTGCCTCACAAACGGTGCCGGACGTGGAATCGGATGGGAAGAGACGAA ATGATGACATCAcacagatgatgatgatgccTGTTACAGTGTCTGAGGTCATTCAGttaccaacatcaaaaccaaaAGCAGATGCAGAAGATCTGGAATCTAAAG AAGAGCCAGATGAAGATGAAGAAGATGAAGGGGTGGATTCTGATGAGGAAGAGAGTGAAGAGGACCTAGCAGAAACCACCATGGCTCCTTCCAATAGCCTCATACCCCCTCCTCCTCCGGTCTGGATGCAGGGGAATCAGGGCCTGG TACGGAGCTGGGTTGAACTTATACGAGAAAAG GCCGGTTATGTGTCGGGGATGTTGGCACCTGTTGGCATCGGAATAGCCGGCGCTCTTCTGTTGGTCGGTGCTCTGTATGGCATCAGAGCGATTCATCGCAGGAGGAGGGAGAACATCAAACATCAGAGGATCAAG CCACCCAGAGAAGTGAGGAGGAGACCTGACAATGCAATGCTGCTGGCTGACAGTTCAGAAGATGAGTTCTGA
- the LOC129429626 gene encoding uncharacterized protein isoform X2, protein MRGVSCYTTIDCYTITPNSRRLHNNTDYYTNECYTITLETRAGNDAHEHRVHGEKFVQAVGFEVLDLVTCNFGLKALIAQCLSDRYTMLTSAPFSSLLLAAVCLSSRAVPLRSTVLLSEVHKSTENTQERHEEPTPRSPQEKEDRRLPEAADMITVKASDSPEPESTRGVHLSSLVSDSTHKSLIPSPSTSPDLFISSELPQSSAPEAQRGLTLVYSSSVHEGLGSVTAVRNGDGALRFDDRAVWTYAPYQTQSGQQSTPVSDRSSPDQFLVTVNVSTVLLRTSATVDPERADLFNTEDVESSETRKSDHNQPGHNTASTALSRTALQKENIRLEAIAGTSSASTTVTSGSSGHLLTDVELSSVSGLSQNDQILDSKFVDVADVWTEPLHLQREPAEEEEVSVEPSSQDLLAETIMSSEDLPLIFEPFEDLTPPETSVAMMPAAVTVEDAELLVSMDTAQTSSDLLLSGMPERSSLRQTSGTEMSDAVSASQTVPDVESDGKRRNDDITQMMMMPVTVSEVIQLPTSKPKADAEDLESKEEPDEDEEDEGVDSDEEESEEDLAETTMAPSNSLIPPPPPVWMQGNQGLVRSWVELIREKAGYVSGMLAPVGIGIAGALLLVGALYGIRAIHRRRRENIKHQRIKPPREVRRRPDNAMLLADSSEDEF, encoded by the exons ATGAGGGGCGTCAGCTGCTACACAACAATTGACTGCTACACAATAACGCCAAACAGCAGACGGCTACACAATAACACTGACTACTACACAAATGAATGCTACACAATAACACTTGAGACTCGCGCTGGAAATGACGCGCACGAGCACCGCGTTCATGGAGAGAAG TTTGTACAGGCAGTCGGCTTTGAGGTTTTGGATCTGGTCACGTGTAACTTTGGTTTGAAGGCTCTTATAGCTCAATGCTTAAGTGACAGATACACTATGTTAACCAGTGCCCCATTCTCAAGTCTCCTTTTGGCAGCGGTCTGTCTTTCAAGCCGGGCCGTCCCATTGAGAAGCACTGTTTTATTGTCAGAGGTCCATAAATCCACTGAAAACACACAGGAACGTCATGAAGAACCAACGCCAAGAAGTCCTCAAGAGAAGGAGGACAGAAGATTACCAGAAGCAGCCGATATGATCACCGTGAAAGCGTCAGATTCACCTGAACCTGAAAGCACGAGGGGGGTTCATCTGTCTTCATTAGTTTCAGACTCCACTCATAAATCACTTATCCCCTCTCCATCCACAAGTCCTGATCTCTTCATCTCCTCTGAACTCCCACAATCATCTGCTCCAGAAGCACAGCGCGGTCTTACACTAGTTTATAGCAGCAGTGTTCACGAAGGGTTGGGTAGCGTGACGGCTGTCAGAAATGGGGACGGAGCGCTGAGGTTTGATGATCGAGCTGTCTGGACTTACGCTCCATATCAGACGCAGTCTGGACAGCAGAGCACACCGGTCTCTGATCGATCTTCTCCGGATCAGTTTCTGGTGACTGTCAATGTTTCAACGGTcttgttgaggacatctgctacTGTTGACCCAGAGAGAGCAGATTTATTCAACACAGAGGATGTTGAATCATCAGAAACCAGAAAGAGTGACCATAACCAACCAGGACACAACACAGCGTCCACCGCACTGAGCAGAACTGCTCTACAGAAGGAAAATATACGACTGGAAGCAATCGCAGGAACCTCTTCAGCCTCCACCACCGTTACCAGCGGATCATCTGGGCATCTTCTAACAGATGTTGAGCTCTCGTCCGTTTCAGGACTCAGTCAGAACGATCAAATCCTCGACTCTAAATTTGTGGATGTTGCTGATGTCTGGACGGAGCCGCTTCACCTGCAGAGAG AACctgcagaagaagaagaagtaaGTGTGGAGCCATCATCTCAGGACCTTCTCGCTGAGACCATCATGTCCTCTGAAGACCTTCCACTGATTTTCGAACCATTCGAGGACCTCACACCACCTGAAACCTCTGTCGCCATGATGCCAGCAGCTGTAACTGTGGAAGATGCAGAGCTTCTGGTGTCCATGGATACGGCGCAGACATCCTCTGACCTTCTTCTGTCAGGAATGCCGGAGCGCTCCTCGTTACGGCAGACGTCTGGAACCGAGATGTCAGATGCCGTCAGTGCCTCACAAACGGTGCCGGACGTGGAATCGGATGGGAAGAGACGAA ATGATGACATCAcacagatgatgatgatgccTGTTACAGTGTCTGAGGTCATTCAGttaccaacatcaaaaccaaaAGCAGATGCAGAAGATCTGGAATCTAAAG AAGAGCCAGATGAAGATGAAGAAGATGAAGGGGTGGATTCTGATGAGGAAGAGAGTGAAGAGGACCTAGCAGAAACCACCATGGCTCCTTCCAATAGCCTCATACCCCCTCCTCCTCCGGTCTGGATGCAGGGGAATCAGGGCCTGG TACGGAGCTGGGTTGAACTTATACGAGAAAAG GCCGGTTATGTGTCGGGGATGTTGGCACCTGTTGGCATCGGAATAGCCGGCGCTCTTCTGTTGGTCGGTGCTCTGTATGGCATCAGAGCGATTCATCGCAGGAGGAGGGAGAACATCAAACATCAGAGGATCAAG CCACCCAGAGAAGTGAGGAGGAGACCTGACAATGCAATGCTGCTGGCTGACAGTTCAGAAGATGAGTTCTGA
- the LOC129429626 gene encoding uncharacterized protein isoform X4: MLTSAPFSSLLLAAVCLSSRAVPLRSTVLLSEVHKSTENTQERHEEPTPRSPQEKEDRRLPEAADMITVKASDSPEPESTRGVHLSSLVSDSTHKSLIPSPSTSPDLFISSELPQSSAPEAQRGLTLVYSSSVHEGLGSVTAVRNGDGALRFDDRAVWTYAPYQTQSGQQSTPVSDRSSPDQFLVTVNVSTVLLRTSATVDPERADLFNTEDVESSETRKSDHNQPGHNTASTALSRTALQKENIRLEAIAGTSSASTTVTSGSSGHLLTDVELSSVSGLSQNDQILDSKFVDVADVWTEPLHLQREPAEEEEVSVEPSSQDLLAETIMSSEDLPLIFEPFEDLTPPETSVAMMPAAVTVEDAELLVSMDTAQTSSDLLLSGMPERSSLRQTSGTEMSDAVSASQTVPDVESDGKRRNDDITQMMMMPVTVSEVIQLPTSKPKADAEDLESKEEPDEDEEDEGVDSDEEESEEDLAETTMAPSNSLIPPPPPVWMQGNQGLVRSWVELIREKAGYVSGMLAPVGIGIAGALLLVGALYGIRAIHRRRRENIKHQRIKPPREVRRRPDNAMLLADSSEDEF; the protein is encoded by the exons ATGTTAACCAGTGCCCCATTCTCAAGTCTCCTTTTGGCAGCGGTCTGTCTTTCAAGCCGGGCCGTCCCATTGAGAAGCACTGTTTTATTGTCAGAGGTCCATAAATCCACTGAAAACACACAGGAACGTCATGAAGAACCAACGCCAAGAAGTCCTCAAGAGAAGGAGGACAGAAGATTACCAGAAGCAGCCGATATGATCACCGTGAAAGCGTCAGATTCACCTGAACCTGAAAGCACGAGGGGGGTTCATCTGTCTTCATTAGTTTCAGACTCCACTCATAAATCACTTATCCCCTCTCCATCCACAAGTCCTGATCTCTTCATCTCCTCTGAACTCCCACAATCATCTGCTCCAGAAGCACAGCGCGGTCTTACACTAGTTTATAGCAGCAGTGTTCACGAAGGGTTGGGTAGCGTGACGGCTGTCAGAAATGGGGACGGAGCGCTGAGGTTTGATGATCGAGCTGTCTGGACTTACGCTCCATATCAGACGCAGTCTGGACAGCAGAGCACACCGGTCTCTGATCGATCTTCTCCGGATCAGTTTCTGGTGACTGTCAATGTTTCAACGGTcttgttgaggacatctgctacTGTTGACCCAGAGAGAGCAGATTTATTCAACACAGAGGATGTTGAATCATCAGAAACCAGAAAGAGTGACCATAACCAACCAGGACACAACACAGCGTCCACCGCACTGAGCAGAACTGCTCTACAGAAGGAAAATATACGACTGGAAGCAATCGCAGGAACCTCTTCAGCCTCCACCACCGTTACCAGCGGATCATCTGGGCATCTTCTAACAGATGTTGAGCTCTCGTCCGTTTCAGGACTCAGTCAGAACGATCAAATCCTCGACTCTAAATTTGTGGATGTTGCTGATGTCTGGACGGAGCCGCTTCACCTGCAGAGAG AACctgcagaagaagaagaagtaaGTGTGGAGCCATCATCTCAGGACCTTCTCGCTGAGACCATCATGTCCTCTGAAGACCTTCCACTGATTTTCGAACCATTCGAGGACCTCACACCACCTGAAACCTCTGTCGCCATGATGCCAGCAGCTGTAACTGTGGAAGATGCAGAGCTTCTGGTGTCCATGGATACGGCGCAGACATCCTCTGACCTTCTTCTGTCAGGAATGCCGGAGCGCTCCTCGTTACGGCAGACGTCTGGAACCGAGATGTCAGATGCCGTCAGTGCCTCACAAACGGTGCCGGACGTGGAATCGGATGGGAAGAGACGAA ATGATGACATCAcacagatgatgatgatgccTGTTACAGTGTCTGAGGTCATTCAGttaccaacatcaaaaccaaaAGCAGATGCAGAAGATCTGGAATCTAAAG AAGAGCCAGATGAAGATGAAGAAGATGAAGGGGTGGATTCTGATGAGGAAGAGAGTGAAGAGGACCTAGCAGAAACCACCATGGCTCCTTCCAATAGCCTCATACCCCCTCCTCCTCCGGTCTGGATGCAGGGGAATCAGGGCCTGG TACGGAGCTGGGTTGAACTTATACGAGAAAAG GCCGGTTATGTGTCGGGGATGTTGGCACCTGTTGGCATCGGAATAGCCGGCGCTCTTCTGTTGGTCGGTGCTCTGTATGGCATCAGAGCGATTCATCGCAGGAGGAGGGAGAACATCAAACATCAGAGGATCAAG CCACCCAGAGAAGTGAGGAGGAGACCTGACAATGCAATGCTGCTGGCTGACAGTTCAGAAGATGAGTTCTGA
- the LOC129429630 gene encoding E3 ubiquitin-protein ligase pellino homolog 2 — protein sequence MLQPNHDEHARAKDPVKYGELVILGYNGSLPGGDHGRKRSRFALFRRAKANGVKPSAVHILSNPHDSKAVNSRGQHSISFTLSRNQTVVVEYCHDNNTDMFQIGRSTESPIDFVVTDTPGGSKESEESSSAPSTISRFACRVVCDRNPPYTARIYAAGFDSSKNIFLGEKATKWKNPDGHMDGLTTNGVLVMHPQGFPEEPRQGLWREISVCGHVYALRETRSGPIRGQLAQGESSALQDGSLVDLCGATLLWRTAEGLLKAPTLRHLDALRLELNAARPQCPVGLSTLAFPSLPRSHSLEERQPWAYLSCGHVHGRHDWGQRPERHREREEGSCGGTGGRRECPLCRTVGPYVPLWLGCEPAFYVDAGAPTHAFVPCGHVCSEKTVRYWAETSLPHGTHAFRPTCPFCSAPLSGGPGYTRLIFQGPID from the exons GTATAATGGCTCACTGCCAGGCGGAGATCACGGCCGGAAAAGGAGCCGCTTTGCTCTTTTCAGGAGGGCAAAAGCAAACGGCGTCAAGCCGAGCGCTGTGCACATCCTCAGCAATCCACACGACAGCAAG GCGGTTAACAGCAGGGGTCAGCACAGCATCTCATTTACTCTCTCCAGGAATCAGACGGTGGTGGTGGAATATTGTCATGACAACAACACTGATATGTTTCAG atTGGACGCTCTACAGAGAGCCCTATAGATTTCGTGGTGACGGATACACCCGGCGGATCAAAGGAGAGCGAAGAATCATCATCTGCACCCAGCACCATCTCCCGCTTCGCCTGCAGGGTGGTGTGTGACCGAAACCCACCGTACACCGCCCGAATCTATGCTGCTGGCTTTGATTCCTCCAAAAACATCTTTCTTGGG GAAAAAGCTACAAAATGGAAGAATCCGGATGGTCACATGGATGGACTCACGACCAATGGGGTGCTTGTAATGCATCCTCAGGGTTTCCCTGAAGAACCCAGGCAGGGTCTATGGAGAGAGATATCGGTCTGTGGACACGTCTACGCCCTCCGAGAGACCCGATCCGGTCCTATACGTGGACAACTGG CTCAAGGAGAAAGCAGCGCGCTGCAGGATGGCTCTCTGGTGGATCTCTGCGGTGCCACGCTCCTGTGGCGCACCGCCGAAGGTCTGCTGAAAGCTCCCACCCTGAGACACCTGGACGCCCTCCGTCTGGAGCTGAACGCCGCTCGGCCGCAGTGTCCCGTGGGTCTGAGCACGCTGGCCTTCCCCAGCCTCCCTCGCAGTCACAGTCTGGAGGAGCGTCAGCCGTGGGCTTACCTGTCCTGCGGTCACGTTCACGGCAGACACGACTGGGGCCAGCGACCCGAACGTCACAGGGAACGAGAGGAGGGGTCCTGCGGAGGCACCGGCGGCCGTCGGGAGTGCCCTCTCTGTCGCACGGTCGGCCCTTACGTTCCTCTGTGGTTGGGCTGCGAGCCCGCCTTCTACGTGGACGCGGGCGCCCCCACTCACGCCTTCGTGCCCTGCGGTCACGTGTGCTCGGAGAAGACGGTCAGGTATTGGGCGGAGACGTCGCTGCCTCACGGGACCCACGCCTTCCGACCCACGTGTCCTTTCTGCTCGGCCCCATTGTCGGGCGGTCCCGGTTACACGCGCCTCATTTTCCAGGGTCCGATCGATTGA